In Rosa chinensis cultivar Old Blush chromosome 1, RchiOBHm-V2, whole genome shotgun sequence, a genomic segment contains:
- the LOC112164592 gene encoding protein FAR1-RELATED SEQUENCE 5-like, with translation MLSLVEVNFDSREDLLAAVHKIAFMEGYVTVIRRSKPNKCVYIGCDRGGKYRDIRMVPPEKRKRKTASHLISCPFEIVGRRKPEGFWKVDIKDLSHNHEPSKDMSGHPYCRRFSREEILKIKEMSKAGVSPRQIMSSLRQSNPDLQAISKNIYNEKYRIMKENLASRTVIQALLEELGQAGFIYNIEYDQNGRLTHLMFAHPLSISLTKSYTNVFVMDCTYKTNKYKMPLLDIVGVTSFNTSFYSCFVFMQKEEEEDYVWALTMFSRILGVEVYPLVIITDRKLALMNAINIVFPRTANILSCGILRKM, from the coding sequence ATGCTTTCTTTGGTGGAAGTAAATTTTGATAGTCGGGAAGACCTTCTTGCTGCTGTTCATAAAATTGCATTcatggaagggtatgtaactgTTATAAGAAGATCAAAACCTAATAAGTGTGTGTACATTGGCTGTGATAGAGGTGGTAAGTATCGAGACATAAGGATGGTTCCACCAGAGAAGAGGAAAAGGAAGACAGCATCTCACCTAATAAGTTGCCCTTTTGAAATTGTGGGGAGAAGGAAACCTGAAGGTTTTTGGAAGGTGGATATAAAAGATTTATCGCATAACCATGAACCTTCAAAAGATATGTCTGGGCATCCTTATTGTCGTCGGTTTTCAAGAGAGGAAATCTTGAAGATTAAAGAAATGAGTAAGGCTGGCGTATCACCACGCCAAATAATGTCTTCACTTCGACAGAGTAATCCAGATTTGCAAGCAATTTCCAAAAACAtctataatgaaaagtatagaaTTATGAAGGAGAATTTAGCAAGTCGTACAGTTATTCAAGCTTTATTGGAAGAACTTGGTCAAGCTGGTTTCATCTATAACATTGAGTATGATCAAAATGGTCGGTTGACTCATTTAATGTTTGCTCATCCACTTTCAATTTCTTTGACTAAGAGCTATACAAATGTCTTTGTGATGGATTGTACATACAAGACTAACAAGTACAAGATGCCATTACTAGACATTGTAGGAGTCACAAGTTTCAATACATCTTTCTATTCTTGCTTTGTCTTCATgcaaaaagaggaagaagaggactaCGTATGGGCTCTAACTATGTTCAGCAGAATTTTGGGAGTTGAGGTTTATCCTTTGGTGATTATAACTGATAGAAAATTGGCACTGATGAATGCTATAAATATTGTTTTTCCAAGGACTGCTAACATATTATCGTGTGGCATATTGAGAAAAATGTAG